The segment GGTAAAACCCACACATCATATAAGATCATATTTTCCATGTCTTGAGCGCCAGATCATCATAAAGAGTGCTCTCGATTTTCTTAGCACCAACATCTTTCCAGTCTATTGAAAGCACTGTCTCAATAGATTCCACCTGTTGATTGTGCAAAACTGCAAAAAGAGTCAATCAAAATGCCAAAAACATTGTAATCTCCACAAGAAAAGAAAGACTAAATAggaatatagatagatagatactcATAAATGATTTGCTCTAGCACTCCTCATATCCTCATCAGAATTCAATATCTCATGGAAGAACTTGTTCAAAGCAGCGTCTCCTTCAAGCTTATCATCCTTCTATTCTTCTTCATTTCAGCTTCAAACTTGTCATAGTCCTTTACTTTCTTGGAAGAAGGATAAGCCGGTCTCATTGAAACCTCTGCACCATTACACAAacagataatataaattttaaaatgtcaagAGTCTGTGATTCAAACTTTTCATCAGGTGAAactaaataataagaaaatagaaagtAGAAAACATGTTTAAGAAATTCGGGTCTGGCAAAACTGATAGTTATTTGCCATGTTCAAGAGAGACCCATGTGATTATCTCTGCTTTTAAAAGACTTTTCTTAATTTTGGTTGATATTACTTCATATATGCACTTCACTACTGTTATCTGAATACACAccgcaaggaaaaaaaaaggtcaATACAATGTGTACAACTCAGAACATGGCATTGTTTGAGTTTAAAAGGACTGCTTGTACTATCTAATAAAACGTATCATTTATATATGATAGAGCGTATCATTTAGATACATAACTCTTTGAACTGCGTATAGGTTAAGCATGATTATTCTGTTAGTTCAAAAAGTTAGAGTTCAAAAGATTTAAAATGACTGCTTGATACTATCTAATAAAATGTATCTTTTAGATGCCAATTATCCAATTACATCTATAAACCATTTACCTTTCCCAACAATCTCGGTTTGAGGTGATACGTTTTCTCTCTTGGAACATCAGTCACAATACTCAGATGCAAAATCACTAACATAATTGACACAATTTACATAGAAGTATTTATCATGGAGGTGTGTTCTGAGAATGCATTATGCTTCAAACGATCACATTtaacactaatcttaaaacatcagaaaaatattattaagaaaaaacaaatatttcacgcataaccccaataaaaaaatcagccatgaaatataaaagagagatttgaattacctgagatttattatcattAGTTTAATTGTAACATCAGAGATGATTTACGGTTTTCTTCTCTAAAACTTGAGTCAGAAAAGAGgtaattttaacaaaaatatttaaagatgtaaacaatccccaaatgataacaaattatataattgataggacaaaatcaatgagtttcaaagtttttaaaaagctttgagattaccttTCGCTCTCAGACGTACCTAAAGAGGATCacacacaataaataaattgcacttgattagcatacacatcttatattatattcttgctAAGTGATTtgactttataaaaaaaaattacctttttGGAAAGGGATGATCAGTTTCTAGATAAACAAAgtcgtctctttttgttagttgaatcactactgatgcaaaaatatagatagagatacaacatggagaggaagagaacaaaaataaacggagaagaagaatccccCATAAAATTACCAATAATAGTATTCcgtctatgagttacttattgattatcatacacctgcgcaagatcacaaaagtagaatttaaatatgagcgatcaaaaacatatgaaaacttaaaagatagatgcgtGAAACTAATGGGGGTGGtgtgatatttatatagcaaattagtttaagtttctaaatgacctagatttcaagagaagctatgagatagaatatcctctaataaattttaattcagctaTGAGATAGAATTCAAATCTTGCttctaattaatatttaaaattattctggttataatatatacataagttTGTTTTGGTAATTCTAACtgtatttaatgaattaaactctaacagatcataattaccattactaccagtaaatctttagtttaggggtttgtacactaagtaaacatagttgaagaattttaccattaaaagtaaaaaaaattcaaaatattgtaataggaggataaatttttaaaatacattttataaattaatgtataagcttctataaatgacttagaacctcttataataattttaaacatctgataagccaatataaataattttataactgtatttataattttataaataatttataaagtatgcattaaattattagacattaatagttatcatgatactttatatacaaatataattctttctatatgaatataaaatcattatatcaattcaaataaacatttttgtttattattttatgtaatttataattatttaaaaaattgatcgtattattactctttcatagtttcaacaattatttaccataaataattatttctaatattatgtagattatttggaaagtggtaattgaattatcaTTTCCTGttagatataattattataaataaaattaaaaatcattggccaatcaaattataacaatttgaagagctcatttatgatcaacacgtaataaaaaagTCATTTATatgacttctcaatcaatatatagtaggattaatatttttataaaaaatttataacattatataaataattttaaaattctgataaatttattttgtaaacaacgataaataatttgaaaatcatattaatagacatgtttggattttgtaatattcaaaatagttattatataattatattcgaatataattcattaagtagagtataaaactattataattatcttatataaaaatttgttcattatattttatagtttataaatattaaaagtaataaataaaacattattaatctttctataatttcgagaattagttgccataaattgttatttgtaatattctttagattatatggcaagtgatgttaaatgtttttaaacttaccttaaatttttagatctaatttaaataaataaaaattaaaaacaatcgaccaatcaaattataacaattttttgaaacttcaactatgagcgacacgtcatCAGAAATCAATAAAGTGacttttcatttaatatatagggagataactattttaaatattacaaaatccaaacatgtttattaatataatttttaaattatttatcgtttttAGGCACCACATCCAAAGGCACTCCCACCGTTTCGACAAGATGCTTGTGGACACAGCGACTTTAGTCGGAACCAACAGTAATATCTTAAGAAGCAGTTCATCAGACAAACCACTGATTATGTCCATCTCTGAGAAGGAAACAAACCCTATAATGTACCATCTTTGTTAACTGTGAGACAGACAgaatcttattattttatcgatttgtgtcatattttgccCATGTTCAAATTGGAACCgacgaaatttattaatttatagaaattattaatttatatagattATATTGTACTTGTAAAGAGCAAGAGAGTGATATAGTATAAATAGATGAGTGCTTGTAACAGAATCTTTATGCATCTTGTGGTGATGTATCTGGGAGAGATAGGGGCCCCTAGGTTCTGGATATTGTAATCGTGTTCTTGATCAATAAACGCTTGTGTTCTTATCACTTTATTACTCCCTTTTGTATAACAACAATCGAATTATTTGCGTTCAAGGGAAGTATCCTGCTCAATGGAGCTATTGCGTCTTGAGATGGCGACAACTCTAACCACAACTAACATGGATACACACACTAACATGACCATATTCACATACGATCATGTTTCCTATTTCTCTAAGATCAGCTCATCATTTACAATGCTTATCCGGTCTAAAACCATACACATTAAACTATTAAATCTGATCATATAATTTAGCACCAGACAACAACATAATTCGTTTCTACAGTGGACATCATATAGAAAAGATAGTTTGGATAACAAGTTTTCACAAGGAAGACAAATCATACAAGAGCACAAGCAAATACAAGAAAATTGAAGAACAAGACTAAATTTAGTGATCAAAAATACTCAATCAAACATGAGTCGGCATGCTGCTGAGGCTCTAGAAGAAAGTGACAACTCCTTTAACATCTCAAATTTTGGAACAGCCGATTCATATGACTTGATAGTTGCAGTCTTTAGGTGAAGAGCATGCTTCAAAATGTAAACCACAATATCTCTCTCTTGTGGTTCTCCTATGTACTCCCCCGACCAGCTGAGAGTTTGTAGACTCGACAACAAACATTCAGGAACAGTACTTGGCTGGTTCCATTCATCCATACCTATAGGCTTATGATGCTGATGTCAAACACAAAGATTAGACTGAGACCAGATTGTGAATCATACTCTCGAAAGAGagttaacaaacaaacaaacttaCATTGACGACGGAAATGTCTAGTCTCTTTAACTTGGGAGAAGCTTTGAGCAGCCGGACAAGTTGATTGGAGAAAATCATTGGGCATGTACATACCTCTAAGTGTTCAAGTTGGTTGAAGACAAAACCTTCAGCAAGCAAAGTCTGCACACAGAATACTAAAGTTACCGACAAAATGATTTACATAAAATGAGTTGATAAACGGAAAGTGATTTACCTTTGAACATAGTGTAAGACGCTTGACAGAAGTGGCTGATCCAATAAGACTCTTGATATCAGGGAATTCAACATCTAAATGCGCCTCGATCAGGTTAGGCATGTTCTCAATCGAACAGTAGTGATAATTTCTAATATTACCACTAAGTTTGAAATACTTTAAAGCAGGAGTTTCTATCATAAACCCATCTATATGAGGATTATCCGGTATACGGAGTGTCAATCTCTGCAAAGATGGAACAAGAGCAGTAAACTTTGTCGTAGTAGTATCACGCTCATGTAAATCCACCATTAGATCTTCAAGAATAGGGCAATTAGATAGAAGCCGTTGAAGAGTTTCGTCCTTAAAGTATTTCACCTTAAGAAGTCTCAGAGTTTTGAGAGAGGGAAGAGAGACCAATCGAGTAACATCCAAGAGGATCCGGCCACCGAGTTTCAAGATCACGAGCGATTTGCAGGTAAACAAGTTACTGGGCAAAATGTTTAGCCTATTCGGATATGACACATAGACTATCTCCAGCTCACGTAGGGAGTGAGAAAGAGCTAATACAAGCCACATTTTGATATTCTCCGGTTTAAGACGTGTATTAAACAATTCAAGACGGAAGCTTTCGATAACAGGAGCTCTATGTAATGGCAGGTTTCTGTCAAGGAAACACTGTAGCTTCTCCCATTCAGACTCTGAACAATACATATGACCGTACTTAAGTTTGGGCAACCACATCCAAAGACACTCCCACCGTTTGGACAAGATGCTTGTGGACACAGCAACTTTTGTCGGAACAAATAGTAGTATCTTAACAAGCAGTTCATCAGACAATCCACTGATTCTGTCCATCTCTTTACAAACACACAAACCCAATCTACAGTTCTCAACGTCGGCAGAATCTAGACACAAAGACTAAACAAAACTAATTTAGTAACAAGCGAAACAAAAGAGGAAATGTGACAAAACCTTAGAGAATATGGATAGCAAAGGTATGCAACAACTCTGACAGATAAACCCCGACCTAGAACTCCACGAGAGATTGAAGGTTAGGCGAATAACAGAGACCAGAAGGTGGTAGTAGAGAAGAGAGTATAACTGACATCCAAGTGATGATCGATGATGATTGAAGAGATCGAGTGAGAGCCCGTTGagtgagaaagagaaagagaagaaggggATGAAAGATGAAattgttttgtgattttaacTTTTCCCAAATGGCTTTCGCCTCGTGTCAAGCAAGGTGAAGATAATTGAACCAGCTGGTAACTGAAGTAACTAAACCAAAGAACTAAACCAGACCATTAACCCATTTATgccccttctttttttttttttttaaatcatacagtactatttattttggtttgctttggtttgtatctttttagttttgatttactCGATTTTATACAAAAAACCTAACTACAGttatactttttaatattttgtacatTTTAGTTTATATGATTACGAATCAAATCAACACAATAATACAGCAAGGTTCTCTCCAGCACTTGACACATCAGTTGTTTAGAGTCATATGAAAATGACATGTCATTAAAtgaaaaaacttgaaaaaccaATAGAAACATTTTATTTCTCCACATCCTTCATCCAAGACTCCAAATCATTCTatatcttttcttcttcaacgACGACGATTCCAAAAGACGAAACATCTTCTTCGAAAACTCCAAGGCTTCGACGGCGAATTCAGAGACCATCACAGGTAAGACCCCACCCCGATTTGTAGCTGTAGCCCGAGCCCAGATTCTACGTCTTTCTCTTCGTCATGTTCATATATAGTTTGGTAATATTGTTCCGATAAGTTTTGGTCTTTGTTGTGGAGATTAACTTGTGATTACTTACAGAAACCATCTGCATCT is part of the Brassica rapa cultivar Chiifu-401-42 chromosome A09, CAAS_Brap_v3.01, whole genome shotgun sequence genome and harbors:
- the LOC103841402 gene encoding F-box protein At4g09920 isoform X2; the encoded protein is MDRISGLSDELLVKILLFVPTKVAVSTSILSKRWECLWMWLPKLKYGHMYCSESEWEKLQCFLDRNLPLHRAPVIESFRLELFNTRLKPENIKMWLVLALSHSLRELEIVYVSYPNRLNILPSNLFTCKSLVILKLGGRILLDVTRLVSLPSLKTLRLLKVKYFKDETLQRLLSNCPILEDLMVDLHERDTTTTKFTALVPSLQRLTLRIPDNPHIDGFMIETPALKYFKLSGNIRNYHYCSIENMPNLIEAHLDVEFPDIKSLIGSATSVKRLTLCSKTLLAEGFVFNQLEHLEVCTCPMIFSNQLVRLLKASPKLKRLDISVVNVWMNGTSQVLFLNVCCRVYKLSAGRGST
- the LOC103841402 gene encoding FBD-associated F-box protein At4g10400 isoform X1, coding for MDRISGLSDELLVKILLFVPTKVAVSTSILSKRWECLWMWLPKLKYGHMYCSESEWEKLQCFLDRNLPLHRAPVIESFRLELFNTRLKPENIKMWLVLALSHSLRELEIVYVSYPNRLNILPSNLFTCKSLVILKLGGRILLDVTRLVSLPSLKTLRLLKVKYFKDETLQRLLSNCPILEDLMVDLHERDTTTTKFTALVPSLQRLTLRIPDNPHIDGFMIETPALKYFKLSGNIRNYHYCSIENMPNLIEAHLDVEFPDIKSLIGSATSVKRLTLCSKTLLAEGFVFNQLEHLEVCTCPMIFSNQLVRLLKASPKLKRLDISVVNHHKPIGMDEWNQPSTVPECLLSSLQTLSWSGEYIGEPQERDIVVYILKHALHLKTATIKSYESAVPKFEMLKELSLSSRASAACRLMFD